The genomic stretch TAGAAAGACTTCGTGAATTGAACATAGAATATGACGTTATTCCCGGAGTATCATCTGCAATGGCTGGTGCTGCAGTACTCGGGCAGGAGCTTACCATCCCTGAGATAAGCCAGACAGTCATATTTACCCGCATTGAAGGAAGAACGCCTGTGCCAGATACAGAAAGACTTAGCGAGATGGCAAAGCACAGGGCAACAATGGTTATCTTTTTGAGTGTTGGAATGATTGAAAAGGTAAGAGATGAACTACTAAAAGGATATTCTGAGGATACACCTGTTGTGGTTATTGAAAATGTATCATGGCCCAGGCAGAGGATTATAAGAGGCACATTGAAGAATATAGCTGAACTGGTTAAAGCTGCTGATATTAAAAAGACCGCACTGATATACGTTGGAGAGTCATTGAAGGCATCTGATATGGGTTTGAAAAAAGAATCAAGACTTTACAATAAGGATTTTAAACATGGATTCAGGAAGTAAAACAGCGATATTTTACATCACCAACAATGGCCTTAACCTTGCTCAAAGGCTCAGGGGACTTTATCCTGAAGCTCAGATTGTAAAATTTAAATCAGAAACAGTTTCCAACATCTGGAATGTATGCAACAATTTCGTCTTTATTATGGCAACAGGCATAGTAGTAAGGACTATTGCGCATTTAATAAAAGACAAAAAAACAGACCCTGCCGTTGTTGTAATGGACGAAAAGGGAGAATTCGCAATCAGCCTTTTAAGCGGCCACTTAGGGGGAGCTAATGAAATTGCAAACGAAATTGCCAAATTTCTTGGAGGCGAACCGGTCATAACTGCTGCATCCGATGTAAATAGCATGACTTCTATAGATTTATGGGC from Nitrospirota bacterium encodes the following:
- the cobM gene encoding precorrin-4 C(11)-methyltransferase, translated to MSKVYFIGAGPGDPELITIKGRKLLDKADVVIYAGSLVNSELLKDIKAKIFDSSKMTLDEIIDVIKASINNDKTVARLHTGDTSFYSAISEQIERLRELNIEYDVIPGVSSAMAGAAVLGQELTIPEISQTVIFTRIEGRTPVPDTERLSEMAKHRATMVIFLSVGMIEKVRDELLKGYSEDTPVVVIENVSWPRQRIIRGTLKNIAELVKAADIKKTALIYVGESLKASDMGLKKESRLYNKDFKHGFRK